The following nucleotide sequence is from Populus nigra chromosome 15, ddPopNigr1.1, whole genome shotgun sequence.
atctttaatatgcatgtaatataaataaatatgtatgttgatcATAAGATGAGTACAATTAGTTAATtgcttgaatatttatatatgttgctttatTTTTCGAGTATTCATCGATTCTTGAAATTGTACTCAGCATTATGTTGAACTAAATTCTAttcaatatgatatatattgcTTTAATAATTATACGAATATCCATTATTTATCAATATTGGTATACTTGTCAATAACTCTATGCTAACGGAGAGTAATTAGTCTATGTGCACATAATATTATGTATATGTAGCTGGTGAGAGAGGCACCAGCCTGTGGTGACTGATCTTCCCAAAGTGGTCATCTTCaagtgtcatctggtcaccttcaAGTGTCATCTGATCTCTAATATGTATTTCactactttaaaataatatgcttagtatgtatatttatattaagataaatcAACTTGCAAATTATTAATATCTAAGATGTATGTTAAATGTTATTCACTcaatgagttggttgaacccacccctctatttttaatattattttaggttcTTAGTTTCTGTTAGCAAGTGGGTCTTGTTAAGTGTTTCTGCTTCTTAACTTTTAGTCGGTATGCCTTGTTTGTTCTGCGAgacttttcttttagttttgattcgatATTTTAAACActctattattatattgttttaattaagtttagatGTTGATAATATAATAAGTATTATGGATtgttgctttattttatttgatgatgagaattattttaaagtgttatttgattttattagttttaaaaaatatagtatctAGAAAGATAGTGAAatgttataaaatttttatataattcttggTGGTATCATATCCTCGAGATTGCCGCACAATGATGTAAACTCCATccctttaaatatttataacaatcattcataacaaattaattatacattaaaaatgattaaaaaacaacagaTATATTTATCATAATATTCAATAGGTTTTAAATGGACCTTTGAAGTGGCTGCAGTTGACCAGAAGCAAATTGAATCAAGGATGGCAGTGTAGGAGTGTAGGGTATGGTGGCAGATCTGGTGTGCTGCTCCTCCTTTTTTCTTCCCATGTCGGCGGTGAGTATCACTACCACTTATCGAGGGATATCAGTCGCTTGAAGATTTggtcttctttttctcttccttCTCCCTGCTGTTTTTTCTTGAGGTGGTTGTCGTTACGACTGTGGACTTTTAAATTTCTCTGCACACCTTTTTCCTATTTCTCTCTTTCCCTCTTTCtgcactttcttcttcttttttttttccttaaaatttttCCTTATCTTATCACCTTATCTTCACTCACCTTGTATAAACCtctctttctatttatttttcaatattatcccCTTGTTTATTTGTTGCTTGGAGGGGGCAAAACtttgtgtttattttggtccctcttttcttttttgattttcatttcacttactaattttttttgtttttttttaaagaaagtgcTGGTAAAGTTGGTGGAGTCCCGGCGGGATTGGGCTTTCCAGCTCCTATAAGTCAGCAACCAGGGGAGTTTTCCAGCGGAAATTCGACTGAAAGAAAGAGGAACAATTCTAAAAGAAATAGGGGAAGAGAAATACAGGAATAAGAGGCATCTTATGCTGAAGAAACACCCCTAAAGTCAGCCACTCAGTCAGTCATTCTTAGTTCTCTGAGTTGAGTAGTTCTGACTTAAGTTCtgatttctaatttgttacagctatcttaaataaatattattattcttattaatgCCTATTTCCCAACAAGTAGAGTCATTATTAGACTAGgatataatgaatatttattcaAGCAATAAGAAATCATCAAAAACCTTTCAGAAATTTCTAAACCTATCAatctttctcttctctatctgAGTTTTGCCTATcaatctctcttcttttcttgagTTTTCATCAATATTATAGGACAGAAAGTCATATAAGAATGTGAAGAACCGAGAGTGTAGCTGTGCTGGACCGTTGTTGTGATCTCGAAGAGTAGGAGTCCTAATAGGATTTAGACCTCTGATGAATAATAGCATAAGACCTCTGATCAGTACGGGTCCGCGTCTGATGATTAACATTAGACTTCTGATTTCCCTTAACAGGCCTCTCTTGATTTGGGTTGGAGAGCTTATCAGCACTTACTATCACTACTTCATGAGATGCTTGGCTATTTGGACTGGAATCACGACCTGCAGAGGATGGATATCCATGAAATTCAGTGTGAGCTGAAAAGCCCGGCGGACTTGCCCTGCCCACACTTGAAGAATGAATCCCATTCCTGTCATTCACTTCGATATGGGATGTGAAGTCCCTTTGATTGAAAATGCTAAACAAATGTCGAGTTTTACTCCAAATTGAAGTTGTGGAGTCAGAGGGTCCCAAGACTACTCTCCCCTCCTGATGAACAAACATCACTATGAAGATAATGAGAGCTGAAACTGCAGCTATTCcagcaattaaaaataatcccCAGAAAGTCTTGATACTAAGGGTATTAGACGGAACCGAGGTGCCGGAATCTTGAAAACTAGTTTGATCGCCAAACCATTTATCCTGGATGCCCTTCATTTTATCTCCCTCGACCATATTCAAAATCGCCCTTGATATGTCAGGTACAAGAGGAGAACCTTTAGGGAAGACCTGAaattcacaaaacaaaaaatggtaGTATAAAACTATACACTAATGAGCTTTAGAGACAAAtggaaataaaaagatttgaaagTGAACTTACAAAGCCAAAACCTCCCATTTTAAATGAAAGATCAATCACTTTATATTTGGAGCGATATTCCGGCATTAAGAGCCTAATATATGGAATTTCATCGAATGCAGCAGCAATACCACCATTTCCACTTCCTTTGGAGAAGAGTTCGAGGCATTCTTCTGGAGAATTATACGCCAAGATCTTGGACTTGTCGAACCCCAAGCCTAACAAGATTCCTAGAACAAAAGAACCCTCCTGGTAGCCCACGTACTCCCCCTTTTTAACGAGCTCATGTACATCAGTAACTTTTAGCTGCTCGACTGTAAGTAGGCTAGATAAACTGGCGGTATAACACTGTGTGAGGATCAGCACAACAAAACACCATATGATTACCACTACTCTAGACAAGTTGCTAACCACTCTCTCCcctgtaaattgaaaaaattaaagtcaattcggtggttatatatatttaagtgtTTCAACAGGAGAAGAGAAATTACGTTGTGCGAACACCattgttgagaaggaaaaccaGAAGATAGTGCCAGCTTGATGTGAAGCAGGTCCTCGAAAATCTCCATTTATTCTGTGCTCAAGAACCCAGACAACAAAtccaaagaaaacaaaggataaAAGACTGCTCACCCAAAGGTCCCATGTCAGAGGTTTCAAGAAGAACCAAGCATTTTCGGTAGTGTGACCTTCTATAGGAACAAAAACGGAGACACCGCTTTCTATGAAAGGCAAAGTATAGTCGACGTACAAGGATCTGCTGTAGACAATGGTAACATCTCCAACCACAGCATCAAAATTCTGTTGGTTGTAAACAAAAATGCATAAGAAAGAATATCTCCGAAAAATAAGACTTGCGTCAATGTGTATGATATTCAATGCAATATCAAAAGCATAAAATAAGTGCagcaaaagataaaattaagttCTACCTTTAAGTACACTTGATAGACCAGATCATTGTAAGTTCCAGCAGGCTCGCCGTCAGGGTTGGCAAAGGGGACATATTCATAAGGCAAATCATAAGGCAATGTTTTGACAACAGTATCAAAAACATCTATGCAGAATCCGGTGATTTTTGTGGTGTTAGAACCAGGATATTTTCTGACGTCCACAAACTGTCTGAAGCTGGACTTCACCGGCACTCCTATTctcaacttattttcttttgtggGAATCCTAAATCCCTTTGGAGCAACAGTTGTGTCACCTGGGAAAATCACGGTTGAAATACCGGACAGAGAAGTTGAATTCGTACCATTACTAGGAACGAATTGTTTCACAAGTCCTTCTTTTGGTGTCCAGAATCCAATCTCTCTTCCTCCATTTCCATTCACATTAACTATCTGGAAAGCTGGAGGTTGCAACTGCCCATCAGCAAAATGGTAATCTCCTGTAAGGCCTTTGAAACTAGTGTTTGATAAAGCTTGAAGAAGGTTTGGACCATTTAAAGAGACGCCAAGAGTTGCAAGATCCGTTGATGAACTGCTAGAAACATTTTCCTTTCGGAAGCCAAAATTTTTAGTTCCAGCTTTCTCAACTGCCAAGGCCAAAGCCGTGGCAACATCATAGCCCCGTAGTCCGTAAATGTTCAACTCAGCATCAATAATATATGGATTATCTTGTTGGAATTTCCTTTTCCACCGAACTCGAAAATCTTGGATCTCCTTTGTACTTGGAACATAAGGCTTAACACCCAGTACCCCTTGCATTGTCCCAGTAACAGAAGGATTTGGTGAACTCAACAAATCAGCTGTCAGACCATCAGTCATGATCCAAACACAGCCTTCACTCATCATACCAATCTGTTTTGCCTTGGCAAAAAGCCGAGTGCCAAGAGAGCCATACATGTGCACAATGAAAACTCTAGTTTGCATTCCCATCAACTTATGAAGCTCCTCAACAATTTGTTCATCAGTGGCTGATGGAGAAATGACACTCCGGTAGGAGACACGAGCATTTACTGCTCGCAAAGCATCAGTTAAATAAGGTATGATTCCCTCTCCATATTCGTTGTCGATGTAGATGGGTACTGCTTCTCTCCATCTGAAGGCTTGAACTAAAGCACTTATGGCATTCACTTGAGTTGAGTCATTAAGTGTAGCTCGAAAAAAATAGGTACTCTTaatggaagaaagaaaaggacttGTTGCAGAAAACGACATTATTGGCACCTGAGCTTTTTCTCCAAGGTCAATAACAATGTTGGCTTGCATTGATGTTGTTGGCCCTAAGATTGCTTGGACTTCCACATTTTTTATCAAGTCCAGGGCTGTGTTTATATAGAgcataagaaaaattaagaacatgCAATATAATCTTTCACAATCAATGGAGATCAATGGGAAAAACCAATGACAAAATGGCAGTTTTGCAGCAGAGAAAGACCGTGCAATTATCAAACTTAGAAGATGCTTTTTTGGGTGACTTTGATAGCAAGGTATTGGTTCATATGAacaatattcaaattttataattcaaatagAAAAGATCTTGATTATTTGCTACGTAATCAAATATGATATGTTTATCAGactctttttatgtttttcgaCACTAAACATCAAGTATGGTTTTAAAGGGaaagagtgagagagggaaCCTGCTGCAGCTGCACCAACAACATCTTTCATGGAGTCCCTGGTGTTGAGGACTAGTCTGGTTTTGTAGTCACCATGAGTGGCATAAAAGTCTGAGAGGGCCATTTCGATGCAACTCAACGCAATTCTGCCATCCAAATCACTGTCCAGATCAAGAACCACACCAACATTCACTGGGATAGATGTGTTTTCAGCCATTCCCAATTCTGTGAACAAAATCTTTacacagaagaagaagaaggagagaacagcctttgaatgttttttcttcatcttattGTCCACCTATGGTCGTGCTGACTCTA
It contains:
- the LOC133674242 gene encoding glutamate receptor 2.8-like, yielding MKKKHSKAVLSFFFFCVKILFTELGMAENTSIPVNVGVVLDLDSDLDGRIALSCIEMALSDFYATHGDYKTRLVLNTRDSMKDVVGAAAAALDLIKNVEVQAILGPTTSMQANIVIDLGEKAQVPIMSFSATSPFLSSIKSTYFFRATLNDSTQVNAISALVQAFRWREAVPIYIDNEYGEGIIPYLTDALRAVNARVSYRSVISPSATDEQIVEELHKLMGMQTRVFIVHMYGSLGTRLFAKAKQIGMMSEGCVWIMTDGLTADLLSSPNPSVTGTMQGVLGVKPYVPSTKEIQDFRVRWKRKFQQDNPYIIDAELNIYGLRGYDVATALALAVEKAGTKNFGFRKENVSSSSSTDLATLGVSLNGPNLLQALSNTSFKGLTGDYHFADGQLQPPAFQIVNVNGNGGREIGFWTPKEGLVKQFVPSNGTNSTSLSGISTVIFPGDTTVAPKGFRIPTKENKLRIGVPVKSSFRQFVDVRKYPGSNTTKITGFCIDVFDTVVKTLPYDLPYEYVPFANPDGEPAGTYNDLVYQVYLKNFDAVVGDVTIVYSRSLYVDYTLPFIESGVSVFVPIEGHTTENAWFFLKPLTWDLWVSSLLSFVFFGFVVWVLEHRINGDFRGPASHQAGTIFWFSFSTMVFAQRERVVSNLSRVVVIIWCFVVLILTQCYTASLSSLLTVEQLKVTDVHELVKKGEYVGYQEGSFVLGILLGLGFDKSKILAYNSPEECLELFSKGSGNGGIAAAFDEIPYIRLLMPEYRSKYKVIDLSFKMGGFGFVFPKGSPLVPDISRAILNMVEGDKMKGIQDKWFGDQTSFQDSGTSVPSNTLSIKTFWGLFLIAGIAAVSALIIFIVMFVHQEGRVVLGPSDSTTSIWSKTRHLFSIFNQRDFTSHIEVNDRNGIHSSSVGRASPPGFSAHTEFHGYPSSAGRDSSPNSQASHEVVIVSADKLSNPNQERPVKGNQKSNVNHQTRTRTDQRSYAIIHQRSKSY